One Bemisia tabaci chromosome 7, PGI_BMITA_v3 DNA window includes the following coding sequences:
- the LOC109032143 gene encoding uncharacterized protein isoform X4, whose translation MEPRVSVMTSEKGKFIIVRDGFKFYRKAVLKTGTEKWACIKKDCRAQFFTSEQISEGSVPEILDFKGTHDHEKVNEKKLQRGKISAQVKRKAVENACERPTKIVNSVLKVESFDKITTGDLSLIKRNAYNARRKSWGSLHPKCLFSTLSSPTSTHRHRVGHCEEELANIESSYQRSPNRSALGNDKQRKPHFQQEQLRFLKPGVTAARSGRDVSGTDSGAPPDVTSDADANHPGRHDVTIKIEPDDQLDIEHNLSTEDVEDPPKPSIFVTPLNYTPAIEEVTESVGKRPATEELCELQTKIQCLEASMEALKKTPTATLTPTPTQTPSRDSLGEQNGMRYFLLSLLPELETMPEEQIRAFKIKVMMLVDEIKSQSKR comes from the exons ATGGAGCCGAGAGTGTCCGTTATGACAAGTGAGAAGGGGAAATTTATTATTGTGCGGGAcggttttaaattttacagaaagGCTGTATTAAAAACTGGTACAGAAAAGTGGGCGTGTATTAAAAAAGACTGTCgtgctcaattttttacaagcgaACAAATATCAGAAGGATCTGTGCCAGAAATTTTGGACTTTAAAGGAACGCATGATCATGAAAAAGTGAACGAAAAAAAGCTGCAAAGAGGGAAAATTTCGGCGCAAGTTAAACGAAAAGCAGTGGAAAACGCGTGCGAGCGGCCGACCAAAATTGTGAATAGTGTCCTGAAGGTGGAgtcatttgataaaataacGACCGGTGATctttccttgataaaacgtaACGCGTATAATGCGCGGCGAAAATCGTGGGGCTCTCTACAccctaaatgtttattttctacgcTCTCCTCTCCGACTTCAACTCATAGACATAGAG TGGGTCATTGCGAGGAGGAGTTGGCGAACATCGAATCGTCGTATCAGCGAAGTCCGAACAGGTCGGCGCTAGGAAATGACAAGCAGAGGAAGCCGCACTTTCAGCAGGAGCAACTGCGGTTCCTGAAGCCCGGGGTGACCGCGGCAAGGTCCGGGAGAGACGTTTCCGGGACGGACTCAGGGGCGCCCCCTGACGTCACATCCGACGCCGACGCCAACCACCCGGGTCGTCACGATGTTACTATCAAGATCGAGCCGGATGACCAACTCGACATCGAGCACAACCTCTCAACTGAGGACGTGGAGGACCCTCCAAAGCCGTCCATTTTTGTCACGCCGCTCAATTACACCCCAGCCATAGAG GAGGTGACAGAGTCAGTGGGTAAGCGTCCTGCCACGGAGGAGCTGTGCGAGCTGCAGACAAAGATACAATGCCTGGAGGCAAGCATGGAGGCTCTGAAGAAGACGCCAACGGCAACTTTAACGCCAACGCCAACACAAACACCCTCGCGCGATTCCCTAGGCGAGCAAAATGGGATGCGCTACTTCTTGCTGAGTCTACTTCCCGAGTTGGAGACCATGCCTGAGGAGCAGATACGCGCTTTCAAAATCAAAGTCATGATGCTCGTTGACGAAATCAAGTCCCAAAGCAAACGATAG
- the LOC109032143 gene encoding uncharacterized protein isoform X2 — protein MPKTCCACGCGENSDKNKSGGSGRVHFHRFPNREKSPKRFERWVQFCGRSFKPSRHSRICSLHFTQNDLETSSRLKEKLLPGVSFLPRLNSTAVPTVRKARNEEVGYEEIRLHVNEQVRNVEVRDVHVRKSRRDVAKRDSDPLEESTISDCELPTSSSSGGANLNRPRSWIPDSTRRLFLRTDLSRPNSLNEENDNRSSSTKCVHQARENFSLADVSNSHGEDGVGIKVGHCEEELANIESSYQRSPNRSALGNDKQRKPHFQQEQLRFLKPGVTAARSGRDVSGTDSGAPPDVTSDADANHPGRHDVTIKIEPDDQLDIEHNLSTEDVEDPPKPSIFVTPLNYTPAIEEVTESVGKRPATEELCELQTKIQCLEASMEALKKTPTATLTPTPTQTPSRDSLGEQNGMRYFLLSLLPELETMPEEQIRAFKIKVMMLVDEIKSQSKR, from the exons ATGCCTAAGACATGTTGCGCTTGCGGGTGCGGTGAGAACTCGGATAAGAATAAGTCGGGAGGGTCAGGCCGAGTGCACTTCCACCGGTTCCCGAACCGCGAGAAATCCCCCAAGCGGTTCGAACGCTGGGTTCAGTTCTGCGGCCGCTCCTTCAAGCCGTCGCGACATTCGCGGATCTGCTCCCTTCACTTCACCCAGAACGATCTGGAAACCTCCTCCAGGCTCAAGGAGAAGTTACTCCCCGGTGTCTCGTTCTTGCCTCGACTCAACTCCACCGCCGTGCCCACCGTCCGTAAGGCACGCAACGAAGAGGTCGGTTACGAAGAGATCCGCCTCCACGTGAACGAACAGGTCCGCAACGTGGAGGTTCGCGACGTGCACGTCCGGAAAAGTCGAAGAGACGTTGCGAAGAGGGATTCCGATCCTTTGGAGGAATCAACCATTTCTGACTGTGAACTGCCGACCAGTTCTTCGAGCGGTGGTGCGAATCTGAACCGACCAAGGTCCTGGATTCCTGATTCTACCCGGCGGCTCTTTCTCAGGACTGATTTGAGCAGACCGAATTCGCTAAACGAAGAAAACGATAACCGAAGTTCGTCGACGAAATGTGTACATCAAGCCCGAGAGAATTTTAGTCTCGCCGACGTGTCGAACTCTCACGGCGAGGATGGCGTCGGTATTAAGG TGGGTCATTGCGAGGAGGAGTTGGCGAACATCGAATCGTCGTATCAGCGAAGTCCGAACAGGTCGGCGCTAGGAAATGACAAGCAGAGGAAGCCGCACTTTCAGCAGGAGCAACTGCGGTTCCTGAAGCCCGGGGTGACCGCGGCAAGGTCCGGGAGAGACGTTTCCGGGACGGACTCAGGGGCGCCCCCTGACGTCACATCCGACGCCGACGCCAACCACCCGGGTCGTCACGATGTTACTATCAAGATCGAGCCGGATGACCAACTCGACATCGAGCACAACCTCTCAACTGAGGACGTGGAGGACCCTCCAAAGCCGTCCATTTTTGTCACGCCGCTCAATTACACCCCAGCCATAGAG GAGGTGACAGAGTCAGTGGGTAAGCGTCCTGCCACGGAGGAGCTGTGCGAGCTGCAGACAAAGATACAATGCCTGGAGGCAAGCATGGAGGCTCTGAAGAAGACGCCAACGGCAACTTTAACGCCAACGCCAACACAAACACCCTCGCGCGATTCCCTAGGCGAGCAAAATGGGATGCGCTACTTCTTGCTGAGTCTACTTCCCGAGTTGGAGACCATGCCTGAGGAGCAGATACGCGCTTTCAAAATCAAAGTCATGATGCTCGTTGACGAAATCAAGTCCCAAAGCAAACGATAG